One Phycisphaera mikurensis NBRC 102666 DNA window includes the following coding sequences:
- a CDS encoding PEP-CTERM sorting domain-containing protein (PEP-CTERM proteins occur, often in large numbers, in the proteomes of bacteria that also encode an exosortase, a predicted intramembrane cysteine proteinase. The presence of a PEP-CTERM domain at a protein's C-terminus predicts cleavage within the sorting domain, followed by covalent anchoring to some some component of the (usually Gram-negative) cell surface. Many PEP-CTERM proteins exhibit an unusual sequence composition that includes large numbers of potential glycosylation sites. Expression of one such protein has been shown restore the ability of a bacterium to form floc, a type of biofilm.), whose translation MRPRHTFAGSASAALLAVAAGGAASAAVVPAFDLVDDFLKVGGNYNGPGLYDVFDAATGLAVADGVADIAVSVTATGLTADDGNNVSWVATTGTSGTGLVSTIDPSFVSGGGVLANNGGHRVTQTIQIDFLTLLVEASDVADLSWSSGNSAGVVWEHSVMEFLDAGGNPFSPTPAIGSYATHTPVGGSASTGNYVADGLGSVTAVGTDLTAPGSNGSMDAITGSEPDTPAATGVAPATTLIGGIRFTHGVDDVRGVNNGDTVFTNTINDLDLVDFEVVPEPASALLLATGALLILTGRRN comes from the coding sequence ATGAGACCCAGGCACACGTTCGCGGGCTCGGCGTCGGCGGCGCTGCTGGCGGTGGCGGCGGGCGGGGCGGCCTCCGCGGCGGTCGTTCCCGCGTTCGATCTCGTCGACGACTTCCTCAAGGTCGGCGGCAACTACAACGGGCCGGGCCTCTACGACGTCTTCGACGCGGCGACCGGCTTGGCCGTCGCGGACGGCGTGGCGGACATCGCGGTGTCGGTCACCGCCACCGGGCTCACCGCCGACGACGGCAACAACGTGTCCTGGGTCGCGACGACGGGGACCAGCGGGACCGGGCTGGTCTCGACGATCGATCCGAGCTTCGTCTCCGGCGGCGGGGTCCTCGCCAACAACGGCGGGCACCGCGTGACGCAGACGATCCAGATCGACTTCCTCACGCTTCTCGTGGAGGCGAGCGACGTCGCCGACCTCAGCTGGTCCAGCGGCAACAGCGCCGGCGTGGTGTGGGAGCACTCCGTGATGGAGTTCCTCGACGCCGGCGGGAACCCCTTCAGCCCGACGCCCGCGATCGGGTCCTACGCGACGCACACGCCGGTCGGGGGCTCGGCGTCCACCGGCAACTACGTCGCCGACGGCCTCGGCAGCGTCACGGCGGTGGGGACCGACCTCACGGCGCCGGGCTCCAACGGGAGCATGGACGCGATCACCGGGTCCGAGCCCGACACCCCGGCCGCGACCGGCGTCGCGCCGGCGACGACGCTCATCGGCGGGATCCGCTTCACCCACGGCGTCGACGACGTGCGCGGCGTGAACAACGGGGACACCGTGTTCACAAACACGATCAACGACCTCGACCTCGTGGACTTCGAGGTGGTCCCCGAGCCCGCCTCGGCCCTGCTGCTCGCCACCGGAGCCCTGCTGATTCTCACCGGCCGCCGGAACTGA
- the sufB gene encoding Fe-S cluster assembly protein SufB — protein MTTTAEVAELTAERAEYKHGWTTDIEQEFAEPGLNEDVVRFISAKKNEPQWMLDWRLRAFRHFQKMTEPDWQFLPHGLPPIDLDSISYWAAPKKAPGSLDEVDPKLLETYEKLGISLAETKALLGIDETSPAEAAAAAAALERDGKDGSARKVAVDAVFDSVSVKTTFQDELREAGVIFCSMSEAARDHPELLKKHLGSVIPPTDNYWACLNSAVFSDGSFVYVPKGTKCPMELSTYFRINAKNTGQFERTLIVCEEGAEVSYLEGCTAPQRDDNQLHAAVVELVAEADAKIKYSTIQNWYPGDENGRGGIYNFVTKRGVCNGNRAHISWTQVETGSAITWKYPSVVMKGDDSKGEFYSVALTTLAQQADTGTKMIHIGKNTTSTIISKGISAGRGQNTYRGLVEMRKTAKDAHNFTQCDSILIGQDCGAHTFPYVDVRNPTATSEHEASTTKIAEDQLFYCTARGISEEDAMSLLVNGFCKEVFSELPMEFAVEANKLLAVSLEGSVG, from the coding sequence ATGACAACGACCGCTGAAGTGGCCGAGCTGACCGCCGAACGCGCGGAGTACAAGCACGGCTGGACCACCGACATCGAGCAGGAGTTCGCCGAGCCCGGCCTCAACGAGGACGTGGTCCGCTTCATCTCCGCCAAGAAGAACGAGCCGCAGTGGATGCTCGACTGGCGGCTGCGTGCCTTCCGGCACTTCCAGAAGATGACCGAGCCCGACTGGCAGTTCCTGCCGCACGGCCTCCCGCCCATCGACCTGGATTCCATCAGCTACTGGGCCGCGCCCAAGAAGGCCCCCGGCTCGCTGGACGAGGTCGACCCCAAGCTGCTGGAGACCTACGAGAAGCTGGGCATCTCGCTCGCCGAGACCAAGGCGCTCCTGGGCATCGACGAGACCAGCCCGGCCGAAGCCGCCGCGGCGGCGGCGGCGCTGGAGCGGGACGGCAAGGACGGCTCCGCGCGGAAGGTGGCCGTCGACGCCGTCTTCGACTCGGTCTCGGTCAAGACCACCTTCCAGGACGAGCTCCGAGAAGCCGGCGTCATCTTCTGCTCCATGAGCGAGGCCGCCCGCGACCACCCCGAGCTTCTCAAGAAGCACCTGGGCAGCGTGATCCCGCCGACGGACAACTACTGGGCGTGCCTGAACTCGGCCGTCTTCTCCGACGGCAGCTTCGTCTACGTCCCCAAGGGCACGAAGTGCCCGATGGAGCTGTCCACCTACTTCCGCATCAACGCCAAGAACACCGGGCAGTTCGAGCGGACGCTGATCGTCTGCGAGGAGGGCGCCGAGGTGTCGTACCTGGAGGGCTGCACCGCCCCGCAGCGCGACGACAACCAGCTGCACGCCGCCGTGGTCGAGCTGGTCGCCGAGGCCGACGCGAAGATCAAGTACTCGACGATCCAGAACTGGTACCCCGGCGACGAGAACGGCCGGGGCGGGATCTACAACTTCGTCACCAAGCGGGGCGTGTGCAACGGCAACCGCGCCCACATCAGCTGGACGCAGGTCGAGACCGGCTCGGCGATCACCTGGAAGTATCCCTCCGTGGTGATGAAGGGCGACGACAGCAAGGGCGAGTTCTACTCGGTCGCGCTCACGACGCTCGCCCAGCAGGCGGACACCGGCACGAAGATGATCCACATCGGCAAGAACACCACGTCGACGATCATCAGCAAGGGCATCTCCGCGGGCCGCGGCCAGAACACCTACCGCGGCCTGGTGGAGATGCGCAAGACCGCCAAGGACGCCCACAACTTCACGCAGTGCGACTCGATCCTGATCGGCCAGGACTGCGGCGCCCACACCTTCCCCTACGTCGACGTCCGCAACCCCACCGCGACCAGCGAGCACGAGGCCTCGACGACCAAGATCGCCGAGGACCAGCTCTTCTACTGCACCGCCCGCGGCATCAGCGAGGAGGACGCGATGAGCCTGCTCGTGAACGGCTTCTGCAAGGAAGTCTTCTCCGAGCTGCCCATGGAGTTCGCGGTGGAGGCCAACAAGCTGCTCGCCGTGTCGCTCGAAGGCTCGGTCGGCTGA
- the sufD gene encoding Fe-S cluster assembly protein SufD: MATSTPTHTLPDVIEASRTIPECQSWLNPFRDAGRARFKELGWPGKRNESWRFTNLDKLAATNFVSAVDDAEVSDEALASFQVPGLDATLLVFVDGRFREELSDATGELEPGVLVLPLTEAICQHRDLVEPHLGRLTRETDDAFTALNNASVENGVFVRVQDGVAASKPVHVLSIATDAGEPVASHPRGLIIAGVASSVTVLEHAVAVEGAGVSLTNAATEIFAADRARVEHYFLERDGREAFHVASLFAHLGESTDVKSHTVLLGGSLVRNNVSPTLAGTDCECLINGLYVGDGHQHLDNVMRVHHAAQGCRSRQFYKGILNGESRGVFTGRIVVDPVAQQTDAVQSNRNLLLSEGARVNARPQLEIFADDVKCTHGCTTGEVDPDAVFYFRSRGLDEETARAMLIYAFAAEGFQRMDLQPVRQLLAAEMIAKLPGASLLSIEV; encoded by the coding sequence ATGGCCACCTCCACCCCCACGCATACCCTCCCGGACGTGATCGAAGCGAGCCGGACCATCCCCGAGTGCCAGAGCTGGCTGAACCCCTTCCGCGACGCGGGCCGCGCCCGCTTCAAGGAGCTGGGCTGGCCGGGCAAGCGGAACGAGTCGTGGCGCTTCACCAACCTCGACAAGCTGGCGGCGACCAACTTCGTGTCGGCGGTGGACGACGCGGAGGTGAGCGACGAGGCGCTCGCGTCGTTCCAGGTGCCCGGCCTGGACGCAACGCTGCTGGTTTTCGTGGACGGCCGCTTCCGTGAAGAGCTGTCCGATGCCACGGGCGAGCTGGAGCCCGGCGTGCTCGTGCTCCCCTTGACCGAGGCGATCTGCCAGCACCGGGACCTCGTCGAGCCGCACCTGGGCCGGCTGACCCGCGAGACCGACGACGCCTTCACGGCGCTCAACAACGCGAGCGTCGAGAACGGCGTCTTCGTCCGCGTCCAGGACGGCGTCGCGGCGAGCAAGCCGGTGCACGTGCTCTCCATCGCGACCGACGCGGGCGAGCCGGTGGCCAGCCACCCGCGCGGGCTGATCATCGCGGGCGTGGCGTCCTCGGTCACGGTGCTCGAGCACGCCGTGGCCGTGGAGGGGGCCGGCGTCTCGCTCACCAACGCCGCGACCGAGATCTTCGCGGCCGACCGCGCCCGCGTCGAGCACTACTTCCTGGAGCGGGACGGCCGGGAGGCTTTCCACGTGGCCAGCCTCTTCGCGCACCTGGGCGAGAGCACCGACGTCAAGAGCCACACCGTGCTGCTCGGCGGATCGCTGGTCCGCAACAACGTGAGCCCGACGCTGGCCGGGACCGACTGCGAGTGCCTGATCAACGGCTTGTACGTCGGCGACGGGCACCAGCACCTCGACAACGTGATGCGCGTGCACCACGCGGCGCAGGGCTGCCGCAGCCGGCAGTTCTACAAGGGCATCCTCAACGGCGAGAGCCGCGGCGTGTTCACCGGCCGCATCGTCGTCGACCCCGTCGCCCAGCAGACCGACGCCGTGCAGAGCAACCGCAACCTGCTGCTCAGCGAGGGCGCCCGCGTCAACGCCCGCCCGCAGCTGGAGATCTTCGCCGACGACGTGAAGTGCACGCACGGCTGCACCACCGGCGAGGTCGACCCCGACGCCGTCTTCTACTTCCGCAGCCGCGGCCTCGACGAGGAGACCGCGCGGGCGATGCTGATCTATGCCTTCGCCGCCGAGGGCTTCCAGCGGATGGACCTCCAGCCCGTCCGCCAGCTCCTCGCCGCCGAGATGATCGCGAAGCTGCCGGGTGCTTCGCTGCTGTCCATCGAGGTCTGA
- a CDS encoding beta-ketoacyl-[acyl-carrier-protein] synthase family protein — protein MALRVYITGLGPVGPLGQGIDEVWSALAAGKIGLGPVSAFDASGTGHDLAGEVTDLDVKKAVPKSYRKAVKVMARDIELAVVAAKLAAKDAGLVTPGTAEGGEPGVAAERFGCHIGAGLIAADENELGAALAGSTDDDGSFSLKKWGAEGMQQLTPLWLLKYLPNMLACHVTIIHEARGPSNTITCGEASGGLSIGESLRVIQRGAADACFCGGAESRLNPMAFHRQVLGGRLAPTGGSVRPFDENAEGTAVAEGGGILVIETAENLERRGGAAPRARLSGFASSQTFHPESLNRQPDPEGRAIAASMRRALADAGKSPEDVDAVIPFGIGHPLWDAAEASALRAVFGDGLDRVPVLGLKASTGNLAAGAGGFEVAVAAEALSRGELPPIVNRKEPRAGCAAKSEDAEKLETILVASTAVGGQNTALVLEKA, from the coding sequence ATGGCTTTGCGCGTCTACATCACCGGGCTTGGACCCGTCGGGCCGCTGGGGCAGGGCATCGACGAGGTTTGGTCGGCGCTCGCCGCGGGGAAGATCGGGCTCGGGCCGGTGTCGGCTTTCGACGCGTCGGGCACGGGCCACGACCTCGCGGGCGAAGTCACCGATCTCGACGTCAAGAAGGCGGTGCCCAAGAGCTACCGCAAGGCGGTCAAGGTGATGGCCCGGGACATCGAGCTGGCGGTGGTGGCGGCGAAGCTCGCGGCGAAGGACGCGGGGCTGGTGACGCCGGGAACGGCGGAGGGGGGCGAACCCGGTGTCGCGGCGGAGCGCTTCGGCTGCCACATCGGGGCGGGGCTGATCGCGGCCGACGAGAACGAGCTGGGGGCGGCGCTGGCGGGGTCGACCGACGACGACGGGAGCTTCAGCCTGAAGAAGTGGGGCGCCGAGGGGATGCAGCAGCTCACGCCGCTGTGGCTGCTCAAGTACCTGCCGAACATGCTCGCCTGCCACGTGACGATCATCCACGAGGCCCGCGGGCCCAGCAACACGATCACCTGCGGCGAGGCCAGCGGCGGGCTGTCGATCGGCGAGAGCCTGCGGGTGATCCAGCGCGGCGCGGCCGACGCGTGCTTCTGCGGCGGGGCCGAGAGCCGGCTGAACCCGATGGCCTTCCACCGGCAGGTGCTCGGGGGGCGGCTGGCGCCGACCGGCGGGAGCGTGCGACCCTTCGACGAGAACGCCGAAGGCACGGCGGTCGCCGAGGGCGGCGGGATCCTGGTGATCGAGACGGCGGAGAACCTGGAGCGCCGCGGCGGGGCGGCCCCGCGGGCGCGGCTGTCCGGCTTCGCGTCCTCGCAGACGTTCCACCCCGAGAGCCTGAATCGGCAGCCGGACCCGGAGGGCCGGGCGATCGCGGCGTCGATGCGGCGGGCGCTGGCCGACGCGGGGAAGAGCCCCGAGGACGTGGACGCGGTGATCCCCTTCGGGATCGGCCACCCGCTGTGGGACGCGGCGGAGGCCTCCGCCCTGCGGGCGGTGTTCGGCGACGGGCTCGACCGGGTGCCGGTGCTCGGGCTCAAGGCCTCCACCGGGAACCTCGCCGCGGGGGCGGGCGGCTTCGAGGTCGCGGTCGCGGCGGAGGCGCTGTCGCGGGGCGAGCTGCCGCCGATCGTGAACCGGAAGGAACCGCGGGCTGGCTGCGCGGCGAAGAGCGAGGACGCCGAGAAGCTGGAGACCATCCTGGTTGCGTCCACCGCGGTCGGCGGGCAGAACACGGCCCTCGTGCTGGAGAAAGCGTGA
- a CDS encoding TatD family hydrolase yields MYIDPHIHMVSRTTDDYAAMAAAGCVAVTEPAFWAGFDRSSPAGFADYFRQLTDVEPARAARFGIQHFCWLAVNPKEAQDTAFAREVMSLIPDLLDRPNVLGVGEIGLNRNTRAELSVFEEHVALALEHDKLILVHTPHLEDKSKGTRLILDALDAAGVDPARVLVDHVEEHTASMVLDRGYWAGMTLYPDSKLSPARAADLLECYGSERTWINSAADWGRSDPLAVPKCALELRARGHDAAFVRDVLFEAPTRFLRESGRFRLPG; encoded by the coding sequence ATGTACATCGACCCGCACATCCACATGGTCTCGCGGACGACCGACGACTACGCCGCCATGGCCGCCGCCGGTTGCGTGGCCGTCACCGAGCCCGCCTTCTGGGCCGGCTTCGACCGCTCCAGCCCCGCCGGCTTCGCCGACTACTTCCGCCAGCTCACGGACGTGGAGCCCGCCCGCGCCGCCCGGTTCGGCATCCAGCACTTCTGCTGGCTCGCCGTCAACCCGAAGGAAGCCCAGGACACCGCCTTCGCCCGCGAGGTGATGTCGCTGATCCCGGACCTGCTGGACCGACCCAACGTGCTGGGCGTCGGCGAGATCGGCCTCAACCGCAACACCCGGGCCGAGCTGTCCGTCTTCGAGGAGCACGTCGCCCTCGCGCTGGAGCACGACAAGCTGATCCTCGTCCACACCCCGCACCTCGAGGACAAGAGCAAGGGCACCCGCCTGATCCTCGACGCGCTCGACGCCGCCGGCGTGGATCCGGCCCGCGTCCTCGTCGACCACGTCGAGGAGCACACCGCCTCGATGGTCCTCGACCGCGGGTACTGGGCCGGCATGACCCTCTACCCCGACTCCAAGCTCTCCCCGGCCCGCGCCGCCGACCTGCTGGAGTGCTACGGGAGCGAGCGCACCTGGATCAACTCCGCCGCCGACTGGGGAAGAAGCGACCCCCTCGCGGTCCCCAAGTGCGCCCTGGAGCTCCGCGCTCGCGGCCACGACGCGGCGTTCGTCCGCGACGTCCTCTTCGAAGCCCCCACCCGCTTCCTGCGGGAGAGCGGGCGGTTCCGCCTCCCGGGCTAA
- a CDS encoding beta-ketoacyl-[acyl-carrier-protein] synthase family protein, translated as MTTPADARTSSTDPIVITGCGWVTPLGDTLDGVWKRMLNAQSGAAAIRGFDASTFPTTFAAEVDPGWSPSGLKHPKLHETAGRHTRFALGAASRAWEQSGLDGFDGLDRERLGLYLGAGEGTIDLEHYVSTTLAAWDADAGAVDARAWAAEALRQFDADREVEQEPNMPLTHLALEFGAMGPASNCLTACAASTQAIGEACAVLARGEADVMLSGGAHTMIHPFGVTGFNRLTALSNRNDSPETASRPFSADRDGFVMGEGAGILVLERRSHAEAREAEILAEIGGYGATADAYRITDIHPEGRGAAAAMRQALEMAGLEPAGVDWIAAHGTGTKENDSIETRAIKSVFAGADGADLAAVPPVSSIKSMLGHLIAAAGAVQAIACVLAIRDGVLPPTANLTTPGPECDLDYVPNEARRKPVTAALSNSFGFGGQNNTLLIRSAQSG; from the coding sequence ATGACCACCCCCGCTGACGCAAGAACAAGCTCGACGGACCCGATCGTCATCACCGGTTGCGGCTGGGTGACGCCGCTGGGCGACACGCTCGACGGGGTGTGGAAGCGGATGCTGAACGCGCAGTCGGGGGCCGCCGCGATCCGCGGCTTCGACGCCAGCACCTTCCCGACGACGTTCGCCGCGGAGGTGGATCCCGGGTGGTCCCCCTCGGGGCTGAAGCACCCCAAGCTGCACGAGACCGCGGGCCGGCACACCCGCTTTGCGCTCGGCGCGGCGTCCCGGGCGTGGGAGCAGTCGGGGCTCGACGGGTTCGACGGGCTCGACCGCGAGCGGCTGGGTTTGTATCTCGGCGCCGGCGAGGGCACCATCGACCTGGAGCACTACGTCTCGACGACGCTCGCGGCCTGGGACGCCGACGCGGGCGCGGTCGACGCGAGAGCGTGGGCGGCGGAGGCGCTCCGCCAGTTCGACGCCGACCGCGAGGTGGAGCAGGAGCCCAACATGCCGCTCACGCACCTGGCGCTGGAGTTTGGCGCGATGGGGCCGGCGAGCAACTGCCTCACCGCCTGCGCCGCGAGCACGCAGGCGATCGGCGAGGCCTGCGCCGTGCTCGCCCGCGGCGAGGCCGACGTGATGCTCTCCGGCGGGGCGCACACGATGATCCACCCCTTCGGCGTCACCGGCTTCAACCGGTTGACCGCCCTCTCGAACCGCAACGACTCGCCCGAGACCGCCAGCCGGCCCTTCTCCGCCGACCGCGACGGCTTCGTGATGGGCGAGGGCGCCGGGATCCTCGTGCTCGAGCGGCGCAGCCACGCGGAGGCGCGGGAAGCGGAGATCCTTGCGGAGATCGGGGGCTACGGAGCCACCGCCGACGCGTATCGCATCACCGACATCCACCCCGAGGGCCGCGGCGCCGCGGCCGCCATGCGGCAGGCGCTGGAAATGGCGGGGCTGGAGCCCGCGGGGGTCGACTGGATCGCCGCCCACGGCACCGGCACGAAGGAGAACGACTCGATCGAGACCCGCGCGATCAAGAGCGTCTTCGCCGGAGCGGACGGAGCCGACCTCGCCGCCGTCCCGCCCGTGAGCTCGATCAAGTCGATGCTCGGCCACCTGATCGCCGCCGCCGGCGCCGTGCAGGCCATCGCCTGCGTGCTCGCCATCCGCGACGGCGTCCTCCCCCCCACGGCCAACCTCACCACGCCCGGCCCCGAGTGCGACCTCGATTACGTGCCGAATGAAGCGCGCCGGAAACCGGTCACGGCCGCCCTCTCCAACAGCTTCGGCTTCGGCGGCCAGAACAACACGCTGCTGATCCGCTCGGCCCAATCGGGCTGA
- a CDS encoding cation:proton antiporter family protein, with translation MDPIWVVIAFLVGLAVRQLGLPPMVGFLGAGFVLSGIGVEPSDTLDTLADLGIHLLLFSIGLKLDLRGLAKPEVWGVASAHMAATTLGVGVGLFGLSLLGLGIFAELSWSTSLLIAFALSFSSTVFAVKVLEDKAELKSRHGDEAIGVLIVQDLFAIVFLTASLGKVPSPWAVGLLALPLVRPLLKLAMDRVGHGELLLLSGLVLVYGFTELFTLLKMKPDLGALIAGLLIGSHPKASELSKSLLGLKDLLLVAFFLTIGLNGLPGPEQLGIAVALVLLVPLKAVAFFWLMTRFRLRARTAMLSAVVLANASEFGLIVGALGADKGWISREWLVVLAITVSLSFVLAAPFNAAAHRLFARWQSRLLGFETQERLPDDRHIELERPPRAVVIAMGRVGTAAYDALRERLGEGVIGLDVNRTTVERHAAAGRTVVHGDATDPDFYARLSPDSSTELVVISLQAKAESNTITRLIRARGYTGHIVAMARFPDEIDALRAAGVDAACYLHDEMGLGLARSALDRLDTGEDAEEAATPAGA, from the coding sequence ATGGATCCGATCTGGGTGGTCATCGCGTTCCTGGTCGGCCTCGCGGTCCGGCAGCTCGGCCTGCCGCCGATGGTCGGCTTCCTGGGGGCGGGCTTCGTGCTCTCGGGCATCGGGGTCGAGCCCTCGGACACGCTCGACACGCTGGCCGACCTGGGCATCCACCTGCTGCTGTTCAGCATCGGGCTCAAGCTGGACCTCCGCGGCCTCGCGAAGCCCGAGGTCTGGGGAGTCGCCTCGGCGCACATGGCCGCGACCACGCTCGGGGTCGGGGTCGGCCTCTTCGGGCTCTCGCTGCTGGGGCTTGGGATCTTCGCCGAGCTGTCCTGGAGCACCTCGCTCCTGATCGCCTTCGCGCTCAGCTTCTCCAGCACGGTCTTCGCGGTGAAGGTGCTCGAAGACAAGGCGGAGCTGAAGAGCCGCCACGGCGACGAGGCGATCGGGGTCCTCATCGTGCAGGACCTCTTCGCGATCGTCTTCCTCACCGCGTCGCTGGGGAAGGTGCCGTCCCCCTGGGCGGTCGGCCTGCTCGCGCTGCCGCTCGTGCGGCCGCTGCTCAAGCTCGCGATGGACCGGGTCGGCCACGGCGAGCTGCTGCTGCTCTCGGGGCTCGTGCTGGTCTACGGCTTCACCGAGCTGTTCACCCTCTTGAAGATGAAGCCCGACCTGGGCGCCCTGATCGCCGGCCTGCTCATCGGCTCGCACCCCAAGGCCAGCGAGCTCTCCAAGAGCCTGCTGGGCCTCAAAGACCTCCTGCTGGTCGCCTTCTTCCTGACGATCGGCCTCAACGGGCTGCCGGGCCCCGAGCAGCTGGGGATCGCGGTGGCGCTGGTGCTGCTGGTGCCGCTCAAGGCGGTCGCCTTCTTCTGGCTGATGACCCGCTTCCGGCTGCGGGCCCGCACCGCGATGCTCAGCGCGGTCGTGCTCGCCAACGCCAGCGAGTTCGGGCTGATCGTCGGCGCGCTCGGTGCGGACAAAGGCTGGATCAGCCGCGAGTGGCTGGTCGTGCTGGCGATCACCGTGAGCCTCAGCTTCGTGCTCGCGGCCCCCTTCAACGCGGCGGCGCACCGCCTCTTCGCCCGCTGGCAATCGCGGCTGCTGGGCTTCGAGACCCAGGAGCGGCTGCCCGACGACCGGCACATCGAGCTGGAGCGGCCGCCGCGGGCGGTGGTGATCGCGATGGGCCGCGTCGGCACCGCCGCCTACGACGCGCTGCGGGAGCGGCTGGGCGAGGGGGTCATCGGCCTCGACGTCAACCGCACCACCGTCGAGCGGCACGCCGCCGCCGGGCGGACCGTCGTCCACGGCGACGCCACCGATCCCGATTTCTACGCCCGCCTCAGCCCCGACTCCTCCACCGAGCTGGTCGTGATCAGCCTGCAGGCCAAGGCCGAGTCCAACACGATCACGCGGCTGATCCGCGCCCGCGGCTACACCGGCCACATCGTCGCGATGGCCCGCTTCCCCGACGAGATCGACGCCCTGCGTGCCGCCGGCGTCGACGCCGCCTGCTACCTCCACGACGAGATGGGCCTGGGCCTCGCCCGCTCCGCCCTGGACCGCCTCGACACCGGCGAAGACGCCGAAGAAGCCGCCACCCCGGCCGGGGCCTGA
- the sufC gene encoding Fe-S cluster assembly ATPase SufC, translating to MTPLLEITNLHVRLEDDPDVEILHGLSLTIQPGEVHSIMGPNGSGKSTLAQVLAGKEDYEITEGSILFKGEDITELGADERANSGLFLAFQYPVEIPGVSAMQFLKAAVNAKQAFEGKEELDAAQLLKHFREKASQINVPYEMLKRNVNEGFSGGEKKRFEIFQMAVLGSVLGVLDETDSGLDIDALRIVSEGVNSMRDQDRSFLLITHYQRLLDYIVPDHVHILAGGRIIRSGGKELATELEETGYAPFLQEHAGVA from the coding sequence ATGACCCCCCTCCTCGAAATCACCAACCTCCACGTCCGCCTCGAGGACGACCCCGACGTCGAGATCCTCCACGGACTCTCGCTGACGATCCAGCCCGGCGAGGTCCACTCCATCATGGGCCCCAACGGCTCGGGCAAGTCCACGCTCGCCCAGGTCCTCGCCGGAAAGGAGGACTACGAGATCACCGAGGGGTCGATCCTCTTCAAGGGCGAGGACATCACCGAGCTGGGCGCCGACGAGCGGGCCAACAGCGGGCTGTTCCTGGCCTTCCAGTACCCCGTCGAGATCCCCGGCGTGTCGGCGATGCAGTTCCTCAAGGCCGCGGTCAACGCGAAGCAGGCCTTCGAGGGCAAGGAAGAGCTCGACGCCGCCCAGCTGCTCAAGCACTTCCGCGAGAAGGCCAGCCAGATCAACGTGCCCTACGAGATGCTCAAGCGCAACGTGAACGAGGGCTTCTCCGGCGGCGAGAAGAAGCGTTTCGAGATCTTCCAGATGGCGGTGTTGGGCAGCGTGCTCGGTGTGCTCGACGAGACCGACTCGGGCCTGGACATCGACGCCCTGCGGATCGTCTCTGAGGGCGTGAACTCGATGCGCGACCAGGACCGCTCCTTCCTGCTCATCACGCACTACCAGCGGTTGCTGGACTACATCGTGCCCGACCACGTGCACATCCTCGCCGGCGGCCGGATCATCCGCTCCGGCGGCAAGGAGCTGGCGACCGAGCTGGAGGAGACGGGCTATGCGCCGTTTCTGCAGGAGCACGCCGGCGTCGCCTGA
- a CDS encoding RsmE family RNA methyltransferase: MPPTFVLPELASCAAAERVALPREEAVHAARVLRLRAGDQVTLIDGVGTRAEAEVAGVERGVVTVWVGARSRPPAPKPAVRVLAAPPKGARAEAMVDGLAQLGVAAWVPLLTDRGEPDGSANRRRRWERAAAEAAKQCGRAAFLRVEPAAGLAETLRPPAAGLRVLADPAGERPSPPPGTAAVDLFVGPEGGFTDAERRRILDAGAAAWRLGPHVLRIETAALAGAAIAARGPTPV, encoded by the coding sequence ATGCCGCCGACCTTCGTCCTCCCGGAACTGGCTTCCTGTGCCGCCGCGGAGCGGGTGGCGCTGCCCCGGGAGGAGGCGGTCCACGCGGCGCGGGTGCTCCGCCTCCGGGCCGGCGACCAGGTGACGCTGATCGACGGGGTAGGCACCCGCGCCGAGGCGGAGGTGGCGGGGGTGGAGCGCGGCGTCGTGACGGTTTGGGTGGGGGCTCGCTCCCGGCCGCCCGCGCCCAAGCCGGCGGTGCGCGTGCTCGCCGCCCCGCCCAAGGGCGCCCGCGCTGAAGCCATGGTCGACGGCCTCGCCCAGCTGGGCGTCGCGGCGTGGGTGCCCCTCTTGACCGACCGGGGCGAGCCGGACGGCTCCGCAAACCGCCGCCGCCGCTGGGAGCGGGCGGCGGCGGAGGCGGCGAAGCAGTGCGGGCGGGCCGCGTTCCTGCGCGTGGAGCCGGCGGCCGGGCTGGCGGAGACGCTGAGGCCGCCCGCGGCGGGGCTGCGGGTGCTGGCGGATCCCGCCGGCGAGCGGCCCTCGCCGCCCCCCGGCACCGCCGCCGTCGACCTGTTCGTCGGCCCCGAAGGCGGGTTCACCGACGCGGAGCGTCGGCGGATCCTCGATGCCGGCGCGGCCGCGTGGAGGCTGGGTCCGCACGTCCTGCGGATCGAGACCGCGGCCCTGGCGGGCGCCGCGATCGCCGCCCGCGGACCGACGCCGGTTTAG